GtagcttaaaaatggggttgaaAAATTGCCCCTACACTGTATTGAGCATTATCTCAGAaataagaggatgcgccaataagCGCGATACACCAGCTTATAGCCCGTTCTTTTGAGAATatgccctgaaaatttcattaaaatcgttCCCTACGTTTTGCAGCAAATCGACTAAAAGTGGACCAACCCGGCTAACAGCCCATACAAAAATgaccccaaaaaattgtttttaaaattgtgaagctccaagaggatgcgccaatatgcacggtagtggagtcgatgtaggaccttttcaagtatatatggaccaaaaatcatacaaatcgttcccacagattttgagaaaatcgaATTACAGTTTCCCATATAATTTGAACTAATAAGAGGAGCGCCAACCAGTGAACCGGAACCAGTCCgcaaaaagttcattgaactagtttaaaaatactatatggcTCTGTTagacttattaagtccttcacagaggatgcgccattatgcacggtataccgttgaaaagcttattttatacAGAACATTAAAagacaacttttatttaaatcgctcccacagatttaaagaaatcaagtcccgaaaatttcagaccctgattcaccaacactggccattaacagcatcacatatttctgcgctgcctaacacggcgctagccgttatggaatttgaatgcccccctagctttttttaaagaggatgcgccattatgcacggtataccacgagaaagctaatttttagcccgttcgaatggtaccagtgccattaaaatccttcccacagatttttagaaatcaagtcccgaaattttcgggacctggtttgccaatactggccattatcattttcccgggttttgacgctgcacaacacggcagccgccattatctatgtttgcctttttttaaagaggatgcgccattatgcacggtataccacgagaaagctaatttttagcccgttcgaatggtaccagtgccattaaaatccttcccacagatttttagaaatcaagtcccgaaattttcgggacctggtttgccaatactggccattatcatttttccgtgtttgcacgctgcacaacacttATGgcgccattaaaaaaagagctcatgtacgtacatacatacatacatatatagaaacttctatatgtatgtatgctgcCATGTgttttctatatatgtatgtatgctgcCATGTgttttctatatatgtatgtatgtatgtacgtacatgagctctttttttaatggcgcCATaagtgttgtgcagcgtgcaaacacggaaaaatgataatggccagtattggcaaaccaggtcccgaaaatttcgggacttgatatGTACGTCAAATTAGCGTCGCTCAGTTAGCGTCGaagtggaacggtggaattggaacacagcaacgaatattttgtttttcaattatttccgtatttagccactaaatttaatcaaataaacaatagaattgttaagaattgaataaactattgttttttcttactttgagcGGGTTCTTCACTCTTTAAGtagcttaaaaatggggttgaaAAATTGCCCCTACACTGTATTGAGCATTATCTCAGAaataagaggatgcgccaataagCGCGATACACCAGCTTATAGCCCGTTCTTTTGAGAATatgccctgaaaatttcattaaaatcgttCCCTACGTTTTGCAGCAAATCGACTAAAAGTGGACCAACCCGGCTAACAGCCCATACAAAAATgaccccaaaaaattgtttttaaaattgtgaagctccaagaggatgcgccaatatgcacggtagtggagtcgatgtaggaccttttcaagtatatatggaccaaaaatcatacaaatcgttcccacagattttgagaaaatcgaATTACAGTTTCCCATATAATTTGAACTAATAAGAGGAGCGCCAACCAGTGAACCGGAACCAGTCCgcaaaaagttcattgaactagtttaaaaatactatatggcTCTGTTagacttattaagtccttcacagaggatgcgccattatgcacggtataccgttgaaaagcttattttatacAGAACATTAAAagacaacttttatttaaatcgctcccacagatttaaagaaatcaagtcccgaaaatttcagaccctgattcaccaacactggccattaacagcatcacatatttctgcgctgcctaacacggcgctagccgttatggaatttgaatgcccccctagctttttttaaagaggatgcgccattatgcacggtataccacgagaaagctaatttttagcccgttcgaatggtaccagtgccattaaaatccttcccacagatttttagaaatcaagtcccgaaattttcgggacctggtttgccaatactggccattatcatttttccgtgtttgcacgctgcacaacacggcagccgccattatctatgtttgcctttttttaaagaggatgcgccattatgcacggtataccacgagaaagctaatttttagcccgttcgaatggtatcagtgccattaaaatccttcccacagatttttagaaatcaagtcccgaaattttcgggacctggtttgccaatactggccattatcattttcccgggttttgacgctgcacaacacggcagccgccattatccGTCCAGAAAGGAAGGGAGTGTGCAAAGTtccaagtcgatagctttaaaactgagtgACTAACTGATGTTTAGGGCACTTTGATCCAAAATAAAGTcctatatagaaaataaaccAAACTAAGAAATTGTGTTTGAACATGATTATTGTTTCAAATAGACTCattattgtttaaaaagtTATTCAAAATGATTTTTTGAGTATTTACCAAAATGacaatttaacaagaaaggacgcTATAAACTAGTTTCCCATCATTACAGCATTATAGGAATCTCCATGATATATggcatggctatatcgactcggcagttgatgctgatcaagaatatatacatatactttatggggtccttctctatgttacatacattgcCACGACTACAATATCCCCTTGTACTCTAGGAGTACCGAGTATACAAATtcaacaaattgaaaattcgtgTCTTTTTTTCGTAGCTCTGCTTTCGTTACACGGCTCATGTGATGGCTGACTTCATTTGGGGCATCGATGCTGGCACGTTTACCCGACCCGAGCAGCCAAACAAGATCCAATATATGGCTACCAGATGGACCAGCTACGCCTTCTATATGATTTCGTGGTTCATGGCCACCATAGTAGCTCCAGGGATTCGCCTGCTGTTGAAATTCCGCTTCTACCCCAAAGACACGGAAGAGTTTTTCTCGAACTTGACCAAGGAGTCAATAGAAATGCGCCTGAAAAGTGGTAAAAACTCCAGCCGAACGGATTATCTCTCCCATTTACTCCAACTTCGTGAGCAGAAACAGGCCACCCACGACGATCTGGTAGGTCACGCTCTGACGGTTCTGCTCGATGGTTACGACACTACCGGAACGGCCCTCCTTCATGCACTGTATTACGTATGTGGTTGCATTGACTTCCGATAGGAATTATTATACTTTTCATATTAAATACACTCTTTAGTTGGCGGAAAGTCCTGCAGCTCAACAAAAGCTGCGCACGGAAATCTTTTCTAGCTTGGATGAAGAAAAGAGCATCGATTTTGACAAACTTTGCGGCCTACCCTATTTAGAGCAAGTCGTCTATGGTCAGTTGTTTacctaatttattatttaaatttatttcaattaaatttggtTGGCAAGAAGAGGAAAGCAAATTCAAAATGTATACAGTCTTTATTAAGAGGCCTAAAATAAAACGTTCTTTACAAAAGAACCTCAAATTGTAGTCCTCTATTCCATGCAAGATCCTGCAACACCCCTCGAGGTGATGTTCGATCTACAATGGTTTATAATGACTCATTTTGGTATTGCTTGTCTTCATATCTGAGCAATATTTCTTATTTGGTATGCTGCATCGTACCCATCACCCATCTGTGAAAATACATCCGATATTTTCAGTATATATGTAGTATGTATGTCAATAGAAACTCGGCtatgcccgaagttagctttcctttcttgttttaagtgactatatattttatatttattactaGAATCCCTTCGACTTAGCAGCTTGATACCACAATACACGAAAGTTTGCACAACTTCCACGGATATTAAGCTAAGCGAGCTCAAAAATATCCGAGTGGAGAAGGGCATTACGATCATGATACCCAATTATCAGTTCCATCAtgacgaaaaatatttttccgacCCCGAAGACTTTAGACCAGAACGATTTGATAACGGGGCTTATCAGGAGCTCATGCGAAAAGGAATATTCCTGCCCTTCAGTGATGGCCCCCGTGTTTGTAtgggtaaataaataaagtataCTTTAAAGAGTATAATCGTTAATATGATAACCATATTTTTTCCGttctttttttcctttaaacCTTTCTAGGGATTCGGCTGGCTCTATTGACATTAAAATCCGCActgttttatattatatgcAACTTTTATGTGGTGCGGAAAACAGAGCGATTGATCCCCAGGGGAGACTCAGGTTTCGGCGTTGTACTACAAGGGGACATCAATTTGGAATATCGACGAGTTTTCCGATGAGGACCATCAATAATGTTTTATATTATCATTACGATTCctgatgaaataaaaatatatacatatgtttggaaataaataattcgcTATTTGAAATAAACAACATGAATG
The Drosophila bipectinata strain 14024-0381.07 chromosome 3R, DbipHiC1v2, whole genome shotgun sequence DNA segment above includes these coding regions:
- the LOC138926617 gene encoding probable cytochrome P450 309a2 → MADFIWGIDAGTFTRPEQPNKIQYMATRWTSYAFYMISWFMATIVAPGIRLLLKFRFYPKDTEEFFSNLTKESIEMRLKSGKNSSRTDYLSHLLQLREQKQATHDDLVGHALTVLLDGYDTTGTALLHALYYLAESPAAQQKLRTEIFSSLDEEKSIDFDKLCGLPYLEQVVYESLRLSSLIPQYTKVCTTSTDIKLSELKNIRVEKGITIMIPNYQFHHDEKYFSDPEDFRPERFDNGAYQELMRKGIFLPFSDGPRVCMGIRLALLTLKSALFYIICNFYVVRKTERLIPRGDSGFGVVLQGDINLEYRRVFR